A segment of the Paraburkholderia fungorum genome:
CGCGTCTGAAGTATGGGCGCGTGAAAAAAAGCGTGGTGGGCTGGAAGCCCACCACGCTTTTTTCTTTGGCCGTAGCTGCGGAAGCCGCGAGACCGCTTTCGTCTCGCTCCTGGCTTTAACCCGCGCCGCGCGCGTTGTGCGCGGTCAGGAACTTGATCAACCCGTCGATCCCGCCCTTCGACATCTGATCGGCGAATTGCGTCTGATACACCTGGATCAGCCACGCGCCCATCATGTTGATGTCGTAAATTTTCCAGCCCGACGGACCTTTGGTAAGACGGTAGTCGATCGCATCGTCGCCGCCGTTGCTGATCACATGCGATTGCACGACGATGTCGCTGGCGCCGGCCGGTACGTTCACCGGCAGGAACTTGAACTTCACGTCCTGATCGCGCAATTGCGACAGCGAAGCAGCATAGGTTCGAACGAGGAGCAGCGTAAACTGCTCATAAAGCTGTTTTTGCTGCTCAGGCGTAGCGGTCGACCATGCCTTGCCGACCGCGATGCGCGTGGTGCGCTGAAAGTCGGTGGCGGGAACGAAGCGCGTCTGGACCAGTTGGGTGATCTTGGCCATGTCGCCGCCGCGCGCCTGAGGATCGGCCTTCATTGCAGCAACGGTGCCTTCGACGGCACTTTTTACAACCGCGTCGGGCGCGGTTTGCGCGTAAGCCGCTGTGGACACCACGGCAGCAGCCAGAAAAGCAGACAGATAACGTTTCATACGTTCGCCAGGATCGAAAGAAGTAAGCGCCAGTGAGCCAATAAAGCCCATTGCGAAAGCTGGATAGACCAGTATACCGAGAATGCGTTCCCGCCCTGGTTCGTCCCGGCAGGCGCTGC
Coding sequences within it:
- a CDS encoding MlaC/ttg2D family ABC transporter substrate-binding protein gives rise to the protein MKRYLSAFLAAAVVSTAAYAQTAPDAVVKSAVEGTVAAMKADPQARGGDMAKITQLVQTRFVPATDFQRTTRIAVGKAWSTATPEQQKQLYEQFTLLLVRTYAASLSQLRDQDVKFKFLPVNVPAGASDIVVQSHVISNGGDDAIDYRLTKGPSGWKIYDINMMGAWLIQVYQTQFADQMSKGGIDGLIKFLTAHNARGAG